Proteins encoded by one window of Simiduia curdlanivorans:
- a CDS encoding enoyl-CoA hydratase/isomerase family protein: MDNFETLTYGVENRVATIALNRPKTLNAINQTMRRELNQLIAAIEQDQAIRIVVIRAAGRGFSAGTDLSEGLAGYSTIDEQIQQEYKPILMAIAQSSKLYIAAIQGACVGIGAALAMSCDLAVMADDAYLYLAFASLGLVPDGGMSHHLVNALGYKKALQLFAEAAKLSAAECEKYGLINKRVASDALESQTQIWAQALAKGAPLSQQFGKHILRNVHTSSFEQTLDLESKLQTTCSTSQDSQNAIMAFFDKKEAEFIGR, from the coding sequence ATGGACAATTTTGAAACCCTCACCTACGGCGTTGAAAACCGCGTTGCAACCATTGCGCTAAATCGCCCAAAAACATTAAACGCCATAAACCAAACCATGCGCCGCGAATTAAACCAGTTAATTGCAGCCATTGAGCAAGATCAAGCAATTCGTATTGTGGTGATTCGCGCCGCCGGGCGCGGCTTTAGCGCCGGCACAGATTTATCTGAAGGCCTAGCGGGCTACAGCACCATCGACGAACAAATTCAGCAAGAGTACAAACCGATACTGATGGCTATTGCGCAGTCATCAAAACTGTATATCGCCGCCATTCAGGGCGCCTGCGTGGGTATTGGCGCAGCCCTTGCAATGAGCTGTGATCTAGCGGTGATGGCCGACGACGCCTATTTATATCTCGCCTTCGCGAGTTTAGGGTTAGTGCCCGATGGCGGCATGAGCCATCACTTAGTCAATGCATTAGGCTACAAAAAAGCCCTGCAATTATTTGCCGAAGCAGCAAAGTTATCAGCAGCAGAGTGCGAAAAATACGGACTCATCAATAAACGTGTGGCTAGCGATGCGCTAGAAAGCCAGACCCAAATATGGGCACAAGCCTTAGCCAAAGGTGCGCCCTTGTCACAACAATTTGGTAAACACATTCTGCGCAATGTGCATACGTCATCGTTTGAACAAACACTGGATTTGGAATCCAAGTTACAAACAACCTGCTCCACCAGCCAAGACAGTCAGAACGCCATCATGGCATTTTTTGACAAAAAGGAAGCCGAGTTTATCGGACGATAG
- a CDS encoding CaiB/BaiF CoA transferase family protein: MGPLTGIKIIEMKGIGPGPYAGQVLADLGAEVVVVERVSKPNSIAPPSAQDVNSRGKKSIALNLRTTEGLNTLLTLVEKADVIFEGNRPGVAERLGFGPDECLARNPKIIYGRMTGWGQTGPLAQSAGHDYNYISLTGVAAAIGSQAQPTVPLNVIGDYAGGSLFLVIGILSALLEVQKSGKGQVIDSAITDGSAHLMSMFYTLNKLGFWNPSRQSNLLDGGVPYYGAYETADGKHLSVGPIEPKFFAEMIRRADLPEEFIQHQNNPEKWDEIKAALSHTFKSKTRAQWVDIFEGSDACVTGILDYQEAIEHPHNKARGTYIEINGVQQPAPAPKFSRSECAIPAAPSAEGADTKALLAAWGFDSVAISALEEAGALS; this comes from the coding sequence ATGGGCCCGCTTACCGGTATAAAAATTATTGAGATGAAAGGTATTGGCCCAGGCCCCTACGCTGGCCAAGTGTTGGCCGACCTAGGCGCGGAAGTGGTTGTGGTGGAACGGGTATCGAAACCCAACTCCATCGCGCCGCCTTCGGCGCAGGACGTCAATTCACGAGGCAAAAAAAGTATCGCCTTAAACCTAAGAACCACCGAGGGCTTGAATACCCTGTTGACCTTGGTGGAGAAAGCCGATGTTATTTTCGAAGGCAATCGACCCGGCGTCGCAGAGCGCTTAGGTTTTGGGCCAGATGAATGTTTGGCCCGCAATCCAAAAATTATCTATGGTCGCATGACCGGATGGGGCCAAACTGGCCCCTTAGCACAATCGGCCGGCCACGATTACAACTATATTTCACTCACCGGCGTAGCCGCCGCCATCGGCAGCCAAGCGCAACCCACCGTACCGCTGAATGTCATTGGCGATTACGCCGGCGGCAGTTTATTTTTGGTAATTGGTATTCTCTCGGCGCTATTAGAGGTTCAAAAATCAGGTAAAGGTCAAGTGATTGATAGCGCCATCACCGATGGTTCGGCGCATTTAATGAGCATGTTCTACACCCTCAATAAACTCGGCTTCTGGAACCCATCGCGGCAAAGTAATTTACTCGACGGTGGCGTGCCTTACTATGGCGCCTATGAAACCGCCGACGGTAAACACCTTTCCGTAGGGCCCATAGAACCGAAATTCTTTGCCGAGATGATTCGCAGGGCCGATTTACCGGAAGAGTTTATTCAACACCAAAACAATCCAGAAAAGTGGGATGAAATAAAAGCCGCACTTAGCCACACCTTTAAATCAAAAACCCGCGCCCAATGGGTCGATATTTTTGAGGGCAGCGACGCCTGTGTAACCGGCATCTTGGATTATCAAGAAGCCATAGAGCACCCACACAATAAAGCACGCGGCACCTATATTGAGATTAATGGCGTACAGCAACCTGCCCCTGCGCCGAAATTTAGCCGCAGCGAATGCGCTATCCCAGCGGCGCCCTCAGCTGAAGGCGCAGACACCAAAGCCCTACTCGCGGCTTGGGGTTTCGATAGCGTAGCAATTTCGGCGTTAGAAGAAGCTGGCGCTCTTAGTTAA
- a CDS encoding acyl-CoA dehydrogenase family protein, which produces MRHFTEEQQMFRSAYRKFLEAEIAPNIEKWREQNIVDREAFKKAGDQGFLMIWPDEQYGGTGDNDFRFEQIIIEETVRQGCGEWFNSLHSRLVGPYINNFGTDAQKQRFLPSCVSGEKILAIAMTEPDAGSDLAGMRTTLIEQGDHFVLNGSKTYISNGINADYIVVAGKSDAANNPHAMTLCIVERGMEGFERGRKLNKMGLKAQDTAELFFSQVKIPKQNILGEPGQGFFYLMHGLAEERLLAAVGSIANARRAFDLTRDFAMTRKVFGKPLAEKQNTRFKLAEMDTEISILEMFVDQLVLRHNAGDLSINLAAKAKLQSTEVEWRMLDLGVQLHGGAGYMQDYPICNMFTDARANRIFAGSSEIMKLIIGRDIFSDQYRSNLN; this is translated from the coding sequence ATGCGACACTTTACCGAAGAACAGCAGATGTTCCGCAGCGCCTATCGCAAGTTTCTGGAAGCTGAAATTGCACCGAACATCGAAAAATGGCGCGAGCAAAACATTGTCGACCGCGAAGCCTTCAAAAAAGCCGGCGACCAAGGCTTCTTAATGATTTGGCCAGACGAGCAGTACGGCGGCACGGGCGACAATGACTTTCGCTTCGAACAAATTATTATCGAAGAAACCGTGCGGCAAGGTTGTGGCGAGTGGTTTAACAGCCTACACAGCCGCTTAGTCGGGCCCTACATCAATAACTTCGGCACCGATGCACAGAAGCAGCGCTTTCTGCCGAGCTGCGTTAGCGGGGAAAAGATTCTCGCCATTGCCATGACCGAACCGGATGCTGGCAGCGACCTCGCCGGCATGCGCACAACACTAATCGAACAGGGCGACCATTTTGTTCTAAATGGCTCGAAAACCTATATATCCAACGGTATTAACGCCGACTATATCGTTGTGGCGGGGAAATCAGATGCCGCCAACAACCCGCACGCCATGACCCTATGTATTGTCGAGCGCGGCATGGAAGGCTTCGAGCGCGGGCGCAAGCTCAACAAAATGGGTTTAAAGGCCCAGGATACAGCCGAGTTATTCTTCTCGCAGGTAAAAATTCCAAAACAAAATATTCTCGGCGAACCCGGCCAAGGTTTTTTCTATCTTATGCACGGTTTGGCAGAAGAGCGCTTACTTGCAGCGGTTGGCTCAATAGCCAACGCCCGCCGCGCCTTCGACCTCACCCGCGACTTCGCTATGACGCGCAAGGTATTTGGTAAACCCCTCGCCGAAAAACAAAACACCCGGTTTAAACTCGCCGAAATGGATACCGAGATCAGTATCTTGGAGATGTTTGTCGATCAATTGGTACTGCGGCACAATGCCGGTGACCTGTCTATTAACTTGGCAGCAAAAGCGAAATTGCAGAGCACTGAGGTTGAATGGCGGATGTTGGATTTAGGCGTGCAGCTACACGGTGGCGCTGGCTATATGCAAGACTACCCCATTTGCAATATGTTCACCGATGCCCGCGCAAACCGCATTTTTGCCGGTAGCTCAGAGATTATGAAACTAATCATCGGCCGGGATATTTTTTCCGATCAATACCGCAGCAATTTAAATTAA
- a CDS encoding 3-hydroxyacyl-CoA dehydrogenase family protein encodes MITSFFFQLNKINSGASRPSHIEPQITKKLGVLGAGMMGQGIAYVSALAGIEVILKDTSLEAAEKGKAYSSALLDKGIARGRVTEEKKAQVLALIKPTADDQDLQGCDLIIEAVFENMALKNKITSATESYLCDGGIWGSNTSTLPITQLAQASRNPENFIGVHFFSPVDKMPLVEIICGEKTSDLALAKAFDYARQIKKTPIVVNDSLGFFTSRTFGTYFDEGARLVVEGAHPIKIDNLGKAIGMPVGPLTVHDEVSQELSRKAMETWRDMGVADTWGEQNALREIIDFLTVQNGRGGRHHKGGYFDYSDSGKTIWPGLLEKYYNSDVAISDQDIKDRLLFRQVIETLKCLETGVLRSVADGNIGSIMGIGAPVWTGGFLQFINSYGLEKFQARCAELAQHFGERFSCPAIVETKLKAGETFI; translated from the coding sequence ATGATTACCAGCTTCTTCTTTCAACTTAATAAAATCAACAGCGGCGCCTCCCGCCCCAGTCATATCGAGCCACAAATCACGAAAAAACTCGGTGTATTGGGTGCTGGTATGATGGGCCAAGGCATTGCCTATGTGTCCGCACTGGCCGGTATCGAGGTGATATTAAAAGACACGAGCCTCGAAGCGGCAGAGAAAGGTAAAGCCTACTCCAGTGCCTTGCTCGACAAAGGCATAGCCCGTGGGCGCGTCACCGAAGAGAAGAAAGCACAGGTTCTCGCTTTAATAAAACCTACTGCCGATGATCAAGACCTTCAAGGTTGCGACCTGATCATCGAAGCCGTATTTGAAAACATGGCATTAAAAAATAAAATCACCAGCGCCACCGAAAGCTACCTATGCGATGGCGGTATCTGGGGCTCCAATACCTCCACCCTGCCTATTACCCAACTGGCGCAGGCCTCTCGCAATCCGGAAAATTTTATCGGCGTACACTTCTTTTCGCCGGTGGACAAAATGCCGCTAGTGGAAATTATTTGCGGAGAGAAAACCAGTGACCTCGCGCTAGCCAAGGCCTTTGATTATGCCCGCCAAATCAAGAAAACACCGATCGTAGTAAACGACTCCCTCGGCTTCTTCACCTCGCGCACCTTCGGTACTTATTTCGATGAAGGCGCGCGCCTCGTCGTAGAGGGTGCGCACCCAATAAAGATAGACAACTTAGGTAAAGCCATCGGCATGCCGGTAGGCCCACTCACGGTGCACGATGAGGTCAGCCAAGAACTCAGTCGCAAAGCCATGGAAACCTGGCGCGATATGGGCGTGGCCGATACATGGGGCGAACAAAACGCACTGCGGGAAATAATCGACTTCCTCACGGTACAAAATGGCCGCGGTGGCCGCCACCACAAGGGCGGCTACTTCGACTATAGCGATAGCGGTAAAACGATTTGGCCCGGTCTGCTAGAAAAATACTACAACAGCGATGTGGCGATATCCGATCAAGATATCAAAGACCGATTGCTCTTCCGGCAGGTGATCGAAACCCTTAAATGTCTAGAGACCGGCGTACTGCGCAGCGTCGCGGACGGCAACATTGGTTCTATTATGGGGATTGGCGCACCGGTTTGGACCGGTGGTTTCCTGCAGTTTATCAACAGCTACGGGCTGGAAAAATTTCAGGCTCGCTGCGCTGAGCTGGCACAACACTTTGGCGAGCGATTTAGCTGCCCAGCAATTGTTGAGACCAAGCTCAAAGCCGGTGAAACTTTTATCTAA
- a CDS encoding enoyl-CoA hydratase/isomerase family protein — translation MSVFNYQKDADGIVTITMDMTGPVNAMNQEYRDAMADAVAKLETEKDLTGVIFASAKKVFFAGGDLHELLAFEKGQEPAFMAMLDAIKSDLRKLEKLPVPVVAAINGAALGGGFEICLACNYRIAYNHQSVQLGLPEVSLGLLPGGGGIVRMVNLLGLQAALPYLLEGKKVTPQDALAAGMIHETVESLDDLLVRAKAYILANKGNAEAAQQAWDKADFRIPGGAAGSPKMAQLLTIAPAMLAQKNSRPAARAGTNPRLRGRGGKARFRYRAKN, via the coding sequence ATGAGTGTATTTAACTACCAAAAAGACGCCGATGGCATAGTCACCATCACCATGGACATGACCGGCCCCGTCAATGCCATGAACCAAGAATATCGAGATGCCATGGCCGACGCCGTAGCCAAACTGGAAACAGAAAAGGATTTGACTGGGGTGATTTTCGCCTCGGCTAAAAAAGTGTTTTTTGCCGGAGGTGATCTACACGAATTATTAGCCTTCGAAAAAGGCCAAGAGCCCGCCTTTATGGCCATGCTAGACGCGATCAAATCGGATTTACGCAAACTGGAAAAGCTTCCCGTGCCGGTGGTAGCCGCTATTAATGGCGCCGCCTTAGGGGGCGGCTTTGAAATCTGTTTAGCCTGTAATTATCGCATCGCCTACAACCATCAATCAGTGCAACTTGGCCTGCCCGAAGTGAGCTTAGGCCTGCTACCTGGCGGCGGGGGCATAGTGCGCATGGTTAATTTATTAGGCCTACAAGCGGCACTGCCCTACCTGCTGGAAGGCAAAAAAGTCACACCGCAAGATGCCTTAGCAGCCGGCATGATTCACGAAACGGTGGAATCTCTCGACGATTTATTGGTCCGCGCTAAAGCCTATATCCTCGCCAACAAAGGCAACGCCGAGGCCGCTCAACAAGCCTGGGATAAAGCCGATTTTCGTATTCCAGGTGGCGCTGCCGGCTCGCCAAAAATGGCGCAGCTCCTAACGATTGCACCCGCCATGCTGGCGCAAAAAAACTCGCGGCCTGCTGCCCGCGCCGGAACAAATCCTAGATTGCGCGGTAGAGGCGGCAAGGCTCGATTTCGATACCGCGCTAAAAATTGA
- a CDS encoding acetyl-CoA C-acetyltransferase has product MTHHAYIYDAVRTPRSKGKKDGRLYEVKPIDLGAGLLKGLQARHDFDTAYVDDVVMGCVSPVGEQGSDVAKMMVQNAGWDESVAGVQLDRFCASGLEAVNIAAQKIASGWEDLVVAGGVESMSRVPMGSNGGAMAGDIAFQLKSGFVPQGIGADVIANLEGYSREDVDAFALESQKRAAFARDNGYFDKSVLPVLDKNGLIILAQDDFIKPNTSLEGLAKLKASFEAMGGLGFDDIILKKYNSLEKVTHVHTPGNSSGIVDGASAVLIGSEKAGKDLGLTPRGRIVSTAVLSTCPIIMLTGPAPAAKKALQKAGLTVSDIDLWEINEAFASVAMRYMKELGISHDITNVNGGSIAMGHPLGATGAMLVSIMLDELERRQLKRGMLSLCVGGGMGISTIIERV; this is encoded by the coding sequence ATGACCCATCACGCTTATATCTACGACGCCGTGCGCACCCCGCGCAGCAAAGGCAAAAAAGACGGCCGCTTGTACGAGGTCAAGCCCATCGATTTAGGTGCTGGGCTACTAAAAGGCCTGCAAGCGCGGCACGATTTTGATACCGCTTATGTGGATGACGTGGTCATGGGGTGCGTCAGCCCGGTGGGTGAACAGGGTTCCGACGTGGCCAAGATGATGGTGCAAAATGCCGGTTGGGACGAATCCGTAGCGGGCGTGCAATTAGACAGGTTTTGCGCCTCGGGCTTAGAGGCCGTGAATATCGCCGCGCAAAAAATTGCCTCGGGCTGGGAAGATTTGGTGGTTGCCGGCGGCGTGGAAAGTATGTCGCGCGTACCCATGGGCTCCAACGGTGGCGCCATGGCCGGCGATATCGCCTTTCAACTAAAAAGCGGTTTTGTACCTCAGGGGATAGGCGCCGATGTGATCGCCAACCTCGAAGGCTATAGCCGTGAAGACGTAGACGCCTTCGCGCTCGAATCGCAAAAACGCGCCGCCTTCGCCCGCGACAATGGCTACTTCGATAAATCCGTATTGCCAGTACTGGATAAAAACGGCCTCATTATTCTGGCCCAAGACGACTTTATCAAACCCAACACCAGCCTCGAAGGTTTGGCCAAACTCAAAGCCTCTTTTGAAGCCATGGGCGGCCTCGGCTTCGACGATATCATCTTGAAAAAATATAATTCGCTAGAAAAAGTGACCCACGTGCACACGCCCGGAAACTCTTCTGGCATTGTCGACGGCGCCTCCGCCGTTCTTATCGGCAGCGAGAAAGCTGGCAAAGATTTGGGGCTAACGCCGCGCGGTCGCATTGTGTCGACGGCGGTTTTATCCACCTGCCCTATCATCATGCTCACCGGGCCTGCGCCCGCAGCGAAAAAAGCTTTGCAAAAAGCCGGCTTAACTGTGTCCGATATCGATCTCTGGGAAATTAACGAAGCCTTCGCCTCAGTCGCCATGCGCTACATGAAAGAGCTTGGCATCAGTCACGATATCACCAACGTCAACGGCGGTTCCATTGCCATGGGGCACCCACTCGGTGCCACCGGTGCCATGTTAGTGAGCATCATGCTCGACGAATTAGAACGGCGCCAGTTAAAGCGCGGCATGTTGTCGCTCTGTGTCGGTGGCGGCATGGGTATATCCACCATTATCGAACGGGTTTAA
- a CDS encoding AraC family transcriptional regulator codes for MQIVTVAPVFVRNLLAGASLRGYSPEQILRAQGLSAQILTNPKLRISTLAFADLCHAVTQLLRDEAFGLLAKPQPFGSFKLLAQACLSTETIKESLVAWRNGSNLLDSSVSATTSFHEDGGYLGFSCEMRAGVDSHYILETLLTTAHRLHCWLANEFLPIEGVELAYPEPEFSEEYRLVFYGAPVRFNQPRNAIHFSRSTLELACVRDKSALKALLAKPHIYLLTQPKQSKSVHMRVRLWMENLFREGHSNPQLQQVSEFLGLTPQTLRRQLQKDGYSFQQLKDDIRRDMAIFLINSKDQSVETIAFRLGFSEASTFIRAFRKWTGLTPLAYRRLS; via the coding sequence ATGCAAATAGTTACAGTGGCACCTGTTTTTGTGCGGAACTTACTGGCCGGCGCTAGTCTGAGAGGTTATAGCCCGGAGCAGATACTTCGGGCACAAGGTTTGTCTGCGCAAATTCTCACTAACCCGAAATTGCGTATTTCAACGCTAGCGTTTGCCGACTTGTGTCACGCGGTGACCCAGCTGTTGCGCGATGAGGCTTTTGGCTTATTGGCGAAGCCGCAACCTTTTGGTTCTTTCAAACTGCTGGCGCAAGCTTGCCTAAGTACTGAAACCATCAAGGAATCTCTGGTGGCTTGGCGTAACGGCAGTAATTTACTCGACAGTAGTGTCAGCGCCACAACCAGCTTTCACGAAGATGGCGGTTACTTAGGCTTTAGCTGTGAGATGCGCGCTGGGGTAGATAGCCATTACATCCTTGAGACGCTGCTCACCACGGCGCACCGCTTACATTGCTGGTTGGCGAATGAATTTTTGCCCATTGAAGGCGTTGAATTGGCCTACCCAGAACCAGAATTTAGCGAAGAATATCGCCTAGTGTTCTACGGTGCGCCGGTGCGATTTAATCAGCCGCGCAACGCCATTCACTTTAGTCGGTCGACCTTGGAGCTTGCCTGTGTGCGCGATAAGTCGGCATTAAAAGCGTTACTTGCCAAGCCCCACATCTATCTTTTGACGCAACCTAAGCAGAGTAAATCTGTGCATATGCGGGTTAGGTTGTGGATGGAGAATTTATTTCGCGAGGGACATAGTAATCCGCAGTTACAGCAGGTATCTGAATTCCTCGGTTTAACCCCGCAAACCTTGCGCCGTCAGTTGCAGAAAGATGGCTACTCCTTTCAGCAGTTGAAAGATGATATTCGGCGCGATATGGCAATTTTTCTGATCAATAGTAAGGACCAGAGTGTCGAAACTATCGCGTTTCGGTTAGGCTTTTCCGAGGCAAGTACGTTTATTCGCGCGTTTCGGAAATGGACTGGCTTGACGCCGTTGGCTTATCGGAGGCTGTCTTAG
- a CDS encoding DUF3833 domain-containing protein — MKIVLLTFTLFLYGCGSINLHSYENTEPTFSLIQFFQGKTRAFGIVQDYSGEVTRRFTVTMTGELNADGALVLDEHFLYDDGQKQFRQWIIKRSEQGYLGRASDIVGIAKGEERGFAVQWQYEMDLAVDGDVYRVAFDDWMYRLDQNRAFNKAKIKKWGITVAEVTLFFEKTP; from the coding sequence ATGAAAATAGTATTACTCACATTCACGCTGTTTCTATACGGTTGCGGCAGCATCAATTTACACAGCTACGAAAACACAGAACCAACCTTTTCGCTCATTCAATTTTTTCAAGGCAAAACCAGAGCCTTTGGCATAGTACAGGACTATTCAGGTGAAGTTACTCGTCGCTTTACCGTCACAATGACCGGTGAACTCAATGCCGACGGCGCGCTGGTGTTAGATGAACATTTCCTCTACGACGACGGACAAAAGCAATTTCGCCAGTGGATTATCAAACGGAGTGAGCAGGGATATCTTGGCAGGGCTTCAGATATCGTTGGCATAGCAAAGGGCGAAGAGCGAGGCTTCGCCGTGCAGTGGCAATATGAGATGGACTTAGCCGTAGACGGCGACGTCTATCGCGTCGCCTTTGACGACTGGATGTATCGGTTAGATCAAAACCGGGCATTCAATAAAGCGAAAATTAAAAAGTGGGGTATTACCGTTGCTGAAGTTACCCTGTTTTTCGAAAAAACCCCTTAG
- a CDS encoding chalcone isomerase family protein: MKFFILAGLLSSLPVLSALACSSIQELKTVGQADLTVWGFSVYSARTLSCSGEKISDAAALPRPFALELTYARDISRQDLLDNTREQWQRLGLYRSDSEVWLEQLSAMWPSVTKGDRLTLYLTPKGASEFYFADNKIGEVTEPIFGTHFLAIWLDQNASYQKARQKLLGDIQ; this comes from the coding sequence GTGAAATTTTTTATTTTAGCCGGCCTTTTGTCGTCCCTACCCGTGCTGTCGGCACTGGCTTGTAGCAGCATACAAGAGCTAAAAACCGTGGGCCAAGCAGATCTCACGGTTTGGGGCTTCTCGGTCTATTCGGCCCGCACGCTGAGCTGTAGCGGCGAAAAAATTTCAGATGCTGCCGCGCTACCGAGGCCATTTGCGCTGGAGCTCACCTACGCCCGAGACATAAGCCGACAAGACCTACTCGACAACACACGAGAGCAATGGCAGCGCCTAGGGCTATATCGTAGTGACTCAGAAGTTTGGCTCGAGCAATTAAGTGCGATGTGGCCATCAGTAACCAAGGGCGATCGCTTGACCCTATACCTAACACCAAAGGGCGCCAGCGAGTTCTATTTTGCCGACAACAAAATTGGCGAAGTAACGGAGCCAATTTTCGGCACTCATTTTCTCGCGATCTGGCTGGACCAAAACGCCAGCTACCAAAAAGCGCGACAAAAATTACTGGGAGATATCCAATGA